In the Desulfuromonadales bacterium genome, CGCCGCCCTCGGCAAGAAGGTCAAGACGATCATCGTTCCCGAGCTCAACCTCGGCCAGATGAATCTTGAAGTGGAGCGTGTCGTCAAGGGTGCCTGCCCGGTCATCAGCATCGGCCGCGTCGACGGCGAGCCGATCAACCCCGGTCAAATCATGGCCCAGGTCAAGGAGGTCAAGTAACATGGCTTACGATTACGATAAATACCTGCGTCCCGGGAAACTCCCCCACATCTGGTGCCCGGGCTGCGGCCACGGCATCGCCATGAAGGGTCTGATCCGGGCCATCGACAGCTGCGGTCTTGACAAGAACAACACCGCCATCGTCTCCGGCATCGGCTGCGCCAGCCGTCTGCCCGGTTACGTCGACTTCAACACCCTGCACACCGCCCACGGCCGGGCCGCGGCCTTCGCCACCGGCGTCAAGATGGCCAAGCCCGAGATGAACGTGATCGTCGTCGGCGGCGACGGCGACGGCACCGCCATCGGCGGCAACCACTTCATCCATGCCTGCCGCCGCAACATCGACATGACCTACGTCATCTTCAACAACTTCATCTACGGCATGACCGGCGGCCAGTTCTCCCCCTGCACCCCGACCGGCGACAAGGCCTCCACCACCCCCTACGGCAACCCGGATCCGATCTTCGACATCAGCAAGCTGGCGATCGGCGCCGGTGCCACCTTCGTGGCCCGCACCACCAGCTTCCACGCCACCCAGATCGACAAGCTGATCGCCGAGGGGATCAAGCACAAGGGGATGGCGGTCATCGAAGTCCTCGACGACTGCCCCACCACCTACGGCCGCCGCAACAAGTTCCGCAGCGTCGTCGACATGATGAAGCGGCTCAAGGAGATCGCCGTGCCGGTGGCCGCGGCTTCGAAGATGACTGCCGAGCAGCTCAAGGGCAAGGTCCTGACCGGCGTCCTCTACAAGGAAGAGAAGCCCGAGTACTGCGAACAGTACGCCAAGGTCATTGCCAAGGCGCAGGGCGCCTGATCATCACAAGGAGAACCGATCCATGGCTAAAAGATATGAGATTAGATTTTCCGGCGCCGGTGGTCAGGGCCTGATCACCGCCGGCATCATCCTGGCCGAAGCGGCGTCCATCGTTGAAGGAAAACACGCCGTCCAGTCGCAGAGCTACGGCCCCGAAGCCCGCGGCGGCGCTTCCAAGTCGGAGGTCATCATCTCCGACGGCCCCATCGACTACCCCAAGGCGACCATCGTCGACGCCTGTCTGGCGATGACCCAGGAGTCGGCCGACAAGTACGCCAACGGCATCAAGGCGGGCGGCGTGCTGCTGCTCGACTCGGACTTCGTCAAGCGCGAGCCGCAGGGGGATTTCAAGACCTACAAGTTCCCCATCACCCGTACCGCCAAGGATGACATCGGCCGCGAGATCGTCGCCAACGTCGTCGCCCTCGGCGCGATGATCGCCCTGACCGACGCCGTCTCCCGCGAAGCCGGCGAGAAGGCCGTCCTCTCCCGCGTCCCGGAAGCCTTCCTTGAACTGAACAAGAAGGCCTACAACATGGGCTACGAGAAGGTCAAGGAACTGCTCAAGTAAGAAATGTCCTGTTTTTGATGCAAAGAGCCC is a window encoding:
- a CDS encoding 2-oxoacid:ferredoxin oxidoreductase subunit beta — encoded protein: MAYDYDKYLRPGKLPHIWCPGCGHGIAMKGLIRAIDSCGLDKNNTAIVSGIGCASRLPGYVDFNTLHTAHGRAAAFATGVKMAKPEMNVIVVGGDGDGTAIGGNHFIHACRRNIDMTYVIFNNFIYGMTGGQFSPCTPTGDKASTTPYGNPDPIFDISKLAIGAGATFVARTTSFHATQIDKLIAEGIKHKGMAVIEVLDDCPTTYGRRNKFRSVVDMMKRLKEIAVPVAAASKMTAEQLKGKVLTGVLYKEEKPEYCEQYAKVIAKAQGA
- a CDS encoding 2-oxoacid:acceptor oxidoreductase family protein; this encodes MAKRYEIRFSGAGGQGLITAGIILAEAASIVEGKHAVQSQSYGPEARGGASKSEVIISDGPIDYPKATIVDACLAMTQESADKYANGIKAGGVLLLDSDFVKREPQGDFKTYKFPITRTAKDDIGREIVANVVALGAMIALTDAVSREAGEKAVLSRVPEAFLELNKKAYNMGYEKVKELLK